A genomic stretch from Theobroma cacao cultivar B97-61/B2 chromosome 4, Criollo_cocoa_genome_V2, whole genome shotgun sequence includes:
- the LOC18603136 gene encoding ureidoglycolate hydrolase: MCLRFSYSHSLPLLFLFFLGSIPSILTQQNEDPTIKTMQDFSGYPVVEPPHPFVSNSLSVDAQTLQKQIDELSTFSDTPAPSVTRILYTEKDILARRFIKYLMGLAGLSVREDAVGNIFGRWDGYEPELAAVATGSHIDAIPYSGKYDGVVGVLGAIEAINALKRSGFKPRRSLEIILFTSEEPTRFGIGCLGSRLFAGGEALAKALKTTVDSQNISFLDAARSAGYAKDQDDLSSVFLKKGSYSAFVELHIEQGPILEEEGVSIGIVTAIAAPASIKVDFEGNGGHAGAVLMPSRNDAGLAAAELALSVEKHVLESGSIDTVGTVGILELHPGAINSIPSKSHLEIDTRDIDEKRRNVIIEKIHQSAIAIATKRKVNLSEFRIINQDPPALSEKSIIEAMEAASKELNLTQKFMISRAYHDSLFMARISPMGMIFIPCYKGYSHKPEEYASTQDIANGVKVLALTLAKLSLR, translated from the exons atgTGTTTGAGATTCTCTTACTCACACTCCCTAcctcttctctttctcttcttccttgGTTCCATTCCTTCAATCTTAACTCAACAAAATGAAGACCCAACAATCAAAACCATGCAAGATTTCTCTGGGTACCCAGTTGTTGAACCACCTCACCCTTTTGTATCAAACTCACTTTCAGTTGATGCTCAAACTCTACAGAAACAG ATTGATGAGCTATCAACTTTCTCGGATACACCTGCCCCATCGGTTACTAGGATCCTCTACACTGAGAAAGATATATTGGCTCGCAG gttcataaaatatttgatggGACTAGCTGGACTGTCTGTCAGAGAGGATGCTGTTGGTAACATATTTGGTCGGTG GGATGGCTATGAACCAGAGCTTGCTGCGGTGGCAACAGGTTCTCATATTGATGCTATTCCATACTCTGGGAAGTATGATGGTGTTGTTGGTGTTTTAGGTGCAATAGAAGCCATTAATGCACTAAAGAG GTCTGGGTTCAAACCTAGAAGGTCATTGGAGATAATTTTGTTCACTTCCGAAGAGCCAACACGCTTTGGGATCGGCTGTTTGGGAAG TCGCTTATTTGCAGGTGGTGAGGCACTTGCTAAAGCTTTGAAGACAACAGTTGATAGTCAAAACATATCCTTCTTAGATGCCGCAAGATCTGCTGGATATGCAAAAGATCAAGATGACTTATCCAGTGTGTTTCTGAAGAAAGGCAGTTACTCTGCTTTTGTTGAGCTGCATATAGAGCAAGGGCCCATTCTGGAGGAGGAAG GTGTATCTATTGGTATAGTAACTGCCATTGCAGCCCCTGCAAGTATAAAAGTTGATTTTGAAGGCAATGGTGGGCATGCAGGTGCAGTCTTGATGCCAAGCAG AAATGATGCAGGACTGGCAGCTGCTGAGTTAGCGCTATCTGTTGAGAAACATGTACTGGAATCTGGATCAATTGATACTGTTGGTACAGTAG GGATTCTAGAGCTGCATCCTGGAGCAATCAACAGCATCCCTAGTAAATCACACCTCGAAATTG ACACACGAGATATTGatgaaaagagaagaaatgtcATTATTGAGAAAATCCATCAATCTGCAATTGCAATTGCAACAAAGCGTAAGGTCAACCTATCGGAATTCAGGATCATAAATCAGGACCCACCAGCCCTTTctgaaaaatcaataattgaaGCAATGGAAGCTGCATCAAAAGAGCTGAACTTGACGCAAAAGTTTATGATTAGCAGAGCTTACCATGATTCATTGTTTATGGCCAG GATATCTCCTATGGGCATGATATTCATTCCATGTTACAAAG GTTACAGCCATAAGCCTGAAGAATATGCCTCCACTCAGGATATAGCAAATGGCGTCAAGGTGTTAGCACTAACCCTCGCCAAGTTGTCCCTGCGATGA
- the LOC18603135 gene encoding uncharacterized protein At2g34160: MESITAVVSESPKAKEEANNVGSGGNIKISEKPYIVALTLVPTAAAHHHDKVPSITSPAETESPQEKKMKKKQKNKIQVSNTKKPFIFYLNLSKRYINEHNEVELCALGMAIPTVVTIAEILKRKGLAIEKRITTSTVLSPEEDLKGRRIEKAKIEIVLEKAEKLDKTNAPETPKKA; the protein is encoded by the exons ATGGAGTCGATTACAGCAGTTGTTTCAGAGAGCCCTAAGGCCAAAGAAGAAGCCAATAACGTCGGAAGCGGCGGCAACATCAAGATCAGTGAGAAGCCATATATTGTTGCTTTAACTCTAGTTCCTACTGCTGCTGCTCATCATCATGACAAGGTTCCCTCTATCACTTCTCCTGCAGAAACTGAGTCCCCCCaagagaagaagatgaagaagaagcagAAGAACAAGATTCAAGTCTCCAATACCAAGAAACCCTTCATCTTCTATCTCAATCTTTCCAAG AGGTACATAAATGAGCACAATGAGGTTGAGCTCTGCGCCTTGGGAATGG CTATTCCTACTGTTGTCACAATTGCTGAGATTCTGAAGCGAAAAGGATTGGCAATCGAGAAAA GAATAACGACATCTACTGTACTCAGCCCGGAGGAGGATCTCAAAGGTCGTCGGATTGAGAAAGCTAAG ATTGAGATTGTGCTGGAAAAAGCTGAGAAACTTGACAAGACCAATGCGCCTGAAACCCCAAAGAAGGCATAA